One window of the Leptospirales bacterium genome contains the following:
- a CDS encoding class I SAM-dependent methyltransferase has product MNPSNAARLWAANAAYYDPERRRLIPCFDAFYGAGLKFAESETHTASILELGCGTGMFSAMLRQRHPAALLTLIDSSPEMLQKAGRRFAGDARVVLRQCDYSSDADRQALEGGQFDLVASALSIHHLEDEAKQSLFAAAYRWLRPGGRFVNVDQARGSGAWFERRFEEDWLEQVRATDLSAAAIAASQERRKLDRNATVEEQLGWLRAAGFRHADLVFRDGFFAVFVALA; this is encoded by the coding sequence ATGAATCCCTCCAATGCCGCCAGACTCTGGGCGGCCAATGCCGCCTACTACGATCCGGAACGACGGCGCTTGATTCCTTGCTTCGATGCCTTTTACGGAGCAGGTCTTAAATTTGCGGAATCCGAAACACACACGGCCAGCATCCTGGAGCTGGGCTGTGGAACAGGAATGTTCAGCGCCATGCTTCGCCAGCGTCATCCGGCGGCTTTGCTTACGCTGATCGATTCCTCGCCGGAAATGCTGCAAAAGGCCGGCCGACGCTTTGCCGGCGATGCGCGCGTTGTGTTACGGCAATGCGACTACAGCAGCGACGCTGATCGCCAGGCATTGGAAGGGGGGCAATTTGACCTGGTCGCCTCTGCGCTTTCCATCCACCACCTGGAGGATGAAGCAAAGCAATCGCTCTTCGCTGCAGCGTATCGCTGGTTGCGGCCCGGCGGTCGCTTTGTCAATGTCGATCAAGCGCGCGGAAGCGGCGCCTGGTTTGAACGGAGATTTGAGGAGGATTGGCTGGAGCAGGTACGGGCTACGGACCTCAGCGCTGCGGCAATTGCTGCGTCGCAGGAGCGGCGTAAACTGGACCGCAACGCCACGGTCGAGGAACAGCTTGGCTGGCTGCGCGCTGCTGGATTTCGCCACGCAGATCTGGTTTTTCGCGATGGGTTCTTTGCCGTTTTCGTCGCCCTGGCCTGA
- a CDS encoding matrixin family metalloprotease gives MRPKRALLILVVCSSLCGALQCSSSEDGSDDFLTFLVAYLIIDNPPPVQLYVNRAANALDAWQIGLQTGLSASGRSTISSFQYNPKNWITVAGSTCAAKGVPGDMQGSNCPLSGGVIGVCATRYYTATGEIVDTTAVMLDTFQQSASSVEAQSVFTHEVGHCLGLKHTASTLNIMYPDTSGANTPNAAELAAVADGYSPVGPPSVANGDNFYQGGAGGPYLRQFSFPSYYASGTIGSRFTVEGSSAQSEDPPPGPPVDGVVTVWHLLYADGREEMRSFDTQGRRRFSAYFASLPPR, from the coding sequence ATGAGGCCGAAAAGAGCATTACTTATTCTAGTAGTTTGTAGCAGTCTGTGCGGGGCGTTGCAATGTTCCAGCAGCGAAGATGGCAGCGACGACTTTCTGACCTTTCTCGTCGCCTACTTGATCATCGACAATCCGCCGCCCGTACAACTCTATGTCAACCGAGCCGCCAATGCGCTTGATGCCTGGCAAATTGGACTGCAGACCGGTCTCAGCGCCAGCGGTCGCTCTACGATCAGCAGCTTTCAGTACAATCCCAAGAACTGGATTACAGTAGCCGGTTCGACCTGTGCCGCCAAAGGGGTGCCTGGGGATATGCAGGGCAGCAATTGTCCGCTTTCTGGCGGTGTGATCGGCGTTTGCGCCACGCGCTACTACACCGCAACAGGCGAGATTGTCGATACAACGGCCGTAATGCTGGACACTTTTCAGCAATCAGCTTCATCCGTGGAAGCGCAATCCGTCTTTACTCATGAAGTGGGCCACTGCCTGGGCCTCAAGCATACTGCCTCTACGCTCAATATCATGTATCCGGACACCTCTGGCGCCAATACGCCCAACGCCGCTGAGCTGGCTGCCGTTGCCGACGGCTATTCGCCGGTCGGGCCTCCCAGCGTAGCCAACGGCGACAATTTCTACCAGGGCGGTGCTGGCGGTCCTTATCTCCGGCAATTCAGCTTCCCCTCTTACTACGCCTCCGGAACGATTGGTTCGCGCTTTACTGTCGAAGGCTCAAGCGCTCAGTCCGAAGATCCGCCGCCGGGTCCGCCTGTGGACGGCGTGGTTACTGTCTGGCATCTGCTATATGCCGATGGTCGCGAGGAAATGCGAAGCTTCGACACACAAGGCCGACGCCGCTTCTCCGCTTATTTCGCCTCGCTACCGCCGCGCTGA
- a CDS encoding NADP-dependent malic enzyme has translation MDIYEESLQFHREIGGKLSIAPRAPIRNRHDLSLQYTPGVARACQEIALDPAQAYQLTIKRNTVAVVSDGSAVLGLGNIGAHAAIPVMEGKAVLFKEYADIDAFPICISTQDTGDLIQIVRNIAPVFGGINLEDIAAPRCFEVEEALQDLGIPVFHDDQHGTAVVLYAALLNAARLAEKKFSELRVVINGSGAAGTAIAYMLLGVGHESGKTEAVADVIACDTKGIISRDRGDIKSNPAKARLSLATNKWDLHGQLEDAVAGADVFIGVSAANRMTVDMVKSMAPRSIIFALANPIPEIMPDVALGAGAFVVGTGRSDLPNQVNNVLAFPGIFRGALDIRAPRITNRMKLAAARALAAHVQEIGPESIIPSALDKVAASSVASAVKAEWEKERAQV, from the coding sequence ATGGACATTTACGAAGAATCCCTGCAGTTTCACCGCGAGATAGGCGGCAAACTTTCCATTGCTCCGCGCGCGCCCATTCGCAATCGGCATGACCTCTCCCTGCAGTATACGCCCGGCGTTGCCCGTGCCTGTCAGGAGATTGCGCTCGATCCCGCGCAGGCCTACCAGTTAACCATCAAGCGCAATACCGTGGCTGTGGTCAGCGACGGGTCTGCAGTACTGGGACTGGGCAACATCGGCGCACATGCCGCTATTCCGGTGATGGAGGGCAAGGCGGTTCTATTCAAGGAGTACGCTGATATCGATGCCTTCCCGATTTGCATCAGCACTCAGGATACCGGCGATCTCATTCAGATCGTTCGCAATATTGCGCCGGTATTTGGCGGCATCAATCTCGAAGACATTGCCGCCCCGCGCTGCTTTGAAGTGGAGGAGGCCCTGCAGGATCTAGGCATTCCAGTTTTCCATGATGATCAACATGGCACTGCCGTTGTCCTCTATGCCGCTCTGCTCAACGCGGCGCGCCTGGCGGAGAAGAAATTTTCAGAATTGCGCGTCGTGATCAATGGTTCCGGCGCTGCCGGCACGGCCATCGCCTATATGCTGCTGGGCGTCGGTCACGAGAGCGGTAAAACGGAGGCAGTGGCCGATGTGATCGCTTGCGATACCAAGGGAATCATCAGCCGCGATCGCGGCGACATCAAAAGCAATCCGGCCAAGGCGCGCCTGTCGCTGGCCACCAATAAGTGGGACCTGCACGGACAACTGGAAGACGCCGTCGCCGGCGCGGATGTATTTATCGGTGTAAGCGCGGCAAACCGCATGACCGTCGACATGGTCAAATCGATGGCGCCACGCTCGATCATCTTTGCTCTGGCCAATCCGATTCCAGAAATCATGCCTGACGTAGCGCTCGGCGCCGGCGCCTTTGTGGTCGGCACCGGCCGTAGCGACCTGCCAAACCAGGTGAACAATGTGCTTGCATTTCCCGGGATCTTTCGCGGCGCGCTGGACATACGCGCTCCGCGCATCACCAACCGCATGAAGCTGGCCGCCGCCAGAGCGCTGGCGGCCCATGTGCAGGAAATTGGCCCCGAAAGTATTATTCCTTCGGCGCTGGACAAAGTCGCTGCCAGTTCTGTTGCCAGCGCTGTAAAAGCGGAATGGGAAAAAGAGCGCGCCCAGGTCTGA
- a CDS encoding MXAN_6521/LA_1396 family lipoprotein, whose translation MKTIRLLPEWNASRRLAALPAALLLFSCVVQSRYAHPRFAPDGAAAQKRIALSLAGPAEMSAAAQWMYLGMLRDYLAHHSEYLILGGSPVSEAANVSVAAGNPPTLCRQRFGGRSADAVLSSKIEQLQIADDEVQLAVVSTLLSCTDGEPLWRISGASTWAAVDSGLRGATHAYGERYGEPRLVPAYWRMIRALYDELPGPRLSPAEADEKIELDSGAMFRLTH comes from the coding sequence ATGAAAACGATTCGTCTGCTTCCAGAATGGAACGCGTCGCGCCGCCTGGCTGCGTTGCCTGCCGCCCTGTTGCTCTTTTCCTGTGTAGTACAGTCGCGCTACGCGCATCCTCGTTTTGCGCCGGATGGCGCCGCAGCGCAGAAGCGTATCGCTCTGAGCCTGGCCGGACCCGCCGAGATGTCGGCGGCGGCGCAGTGGATGTATTTGGGAATGTTGCGCGACTATCTAGCTCATCACAGCGAATACTTGATCCTCGGCGGAAGCCCTGTCTCCGAGGCCGCTAACGTCTCGGTCGCTGCCGGCAATCCGCCGACCCTTTGCCGGCAACGCTTCGGCGGACGGAGTGCAGACGCAGTATTGAGCAGCAAAATTGAGCAATTGCAAATCGCTGACGATGAAGTGCAGCTTGCCGTTGTCTCAACGCTCTTGAGCTGTACCGACGGCGAGCCGCTCTGGCGAATCAGCGGCGCTTCAACATGGGCGGCCGTCGATAGCGGGCTGCGCGGCGCCACGCACGCATATGGCGAACGCTACGGGGAACCTCGCCTGGTTCCGGCCTACTGGCGAATGATTCGGGCCCTTTATGACGAGTTGCCAGGTCCGCGACTGAGTCCGGCCGAAGCCGACGAAAAGATTGAGCTGGATTCTGGCGCTATGTTCCGGCTGACGCACTGA
- a CDS encoding MMPL family transporter, producing MIRQRLRRFCVYYLSRPWRSLLVVMALLAVAVNGAMRLTIDSNQLNLLPASDPTVAESIRVARLLGGAGYLSVALRMKDRDAGDELFYRGLDLRRAGSRAEGDALLERARQEYRRLLPANRAQSQSLKQAAEELGALIQQMPDVQYASYKVELDLMRRKALYFVRTNDLREGFRRIGLKRDELVERASPFYVDLGQPGYRLDVGDLIDRYRTVGKKDISDEYNISIDKKMLVIGIKPVFGSDDLARSRDLIQRIQMAVTRLKLEDRGIETAFAGNYTLYVEGYDSIRNSLAPTTLIALAGVALVLAAFIRRIGAVVALMLGLLYSIAIAAGFTGYVLGQLNVLTSIFGGILAGFGIDFGIHLVYRIREELSEGLAFPEAVAQAIWHSGAAAAFSAATTIAAFATLIPSAFGGFSQLGLISAYGLLFTWLCMFFVTPIFLALMLKLQPGLLGDASARKVYARNEERLKHRLSGPRVVRITLISLMALLTIAALFASRVSFDGRASTMVDQSVPADRLTDELSVRFDVAGSPSVIALPDLDQTRALWEAMEPLTDEQRKSIAQVISPFTFVPPRTQQLENHRLMQKFLAESSAIPPGAVPEEYRGLYHYALSMINEPTFRIEDVPSSALAPFRQAPDVREEVWLTIIYPIIDQLDDAAGVQTFGKLIELVRFPVIGRQSIRDLAYFGPSFAASRGMALRGSRIPQPVAGIEGLDLSESDIQGALLVANLADESYLRRSVGLSQLAVQTLLNGRPFDSLQALQAHKLQGRAAGANSILAKFMEIVQRELRTILISSLLLTILMLAISVRRFSFTLIAMAPLAAGIVLTAGALGMFKISLNYFNIVVVPILFGYGVNSGIFIFHRYLECGDVFRTIYRTGAAALGSILTSLAGWGAIALTSHPGLRSMGLLAVAGLTAMMIATLIFLPALLRTLEPITPALRERAHQARLQARRHEEELAAQESAKI from the coding sequence GTGATTCGACAACGATTGCGACGCTTTTGCGTCTACTACCTTTCGCGCCCGTGGCGCAGCCTGCTGGTTGTGATGGCGCTGTTGGCAGTTGCTGTCAACGGCGCGATGCGGTTGACCATCGACTCGAACCAGCTAAATTTGCTGCCGGCCAGCGATCCGACTGTGGCCGAATCGATTCGCGTCGCCCGTTTGCTGGGCGGCGCCGGCTATCTGTCCGTGGCTTTGCGCATGAAGGATCGCGATGCCGGCGATGAACTCTTCTACCGCGGACTGGATCTGCGCCGCGCTGGCTCGCGCGCCGAGGGCGACGCATTGCTGGAGCGTGCGCGCCAGGAGTACCGCCGGTTGCTGCCCGCCAATCGCGCACAATCGCAAAGCTTGAAGCAGGCCGCTGAAGAGCTCGGCGCATTGATTCAGCAGATGCCCGACGTCCAGTATGCATCCTACAAGGTTGAACTGGACCTGATGCGGCGCAAGGCTCTGTACTTTGTACGTACAAATGATTTACGCGAGGGCTTTCGACGCATTGGACTGAAGCGCGACGAACTGGTAGAGCGCGCCAGCCCCTTCTACGTCGACCTCGGTCAACCCGGCTATCGCCTGGACGTCGGCGACTTGATTGATCGTTATCGCACTGTCGGCAAAAAGGATATTAGCGACGAATACAACATCTCCATCGATAAGAAGATGCTGGTAATCGGCATCAAGCCGGTCTTTGGCTCGGATGATCTGGCGCGCAGCCGCGACCTGATCCAGCGCATTCAGATGGCCGTAACCCGGCTGAAACTGGAGGATCGAGGCATCGAGACTGCATTTGCTGGAAACTATACGTTGTATGTAGAAGGCTACGATTCGATTCGAAACAGTCTCGCGCCAACGACGCTGATTGCGCTGGCCGGCGTCGCGCTGGTCCTGGCTGCATTCATCCGTCGCATTGGCGCCGTAGTGGCGCTGATGCTTGGCCTGCTCTATTCAATCGCAATCGCCGCCGGATTCACAGGCTATGTGCTTGGACAATTGAACGTCCTAACGTCAATTTTTGGCGGCATCCTGGCTGGTTTTGGCATTGATTTTGGCATTCATCTGGTGTATCGGATTCGCGAGGAATTGTCCGAGGGCCTTGCCTTTCCCGAGGCGGTGGCGCAGGCGATCTGGCACTCTGGCGCCGCGGCTGCCTTCTCCGCCGCCACGACGATTGCCGCTTTCGCAACTTTGATTCCTTCCGCCTTTGGCGGCTTCAGCCAGCTCGGCCTGATTTCAGCCTATGGCCTGCTCTTTACCTGGCTGTGTATGTTCTTTGTAACGCCGATTTTTCTGGCTCTGATGCTCAAGTTGCAGCCGGGACTGCTTGGCGATGCCAGCGCTCGCAAGGTTTATGCTCGCAACGAGGAACGGCTGAAACACCGACTGAGCGGGCCGCGCGTAGTGCGCATCACCTTGATTTCACTGATGGCGCTGCTGACCATTGCAGCGCTCTTTGCCAGCCGCGTTTCCTTCGACGGCCGCGCCAGCACGATGGTTGATCAAAGCGTACCTGCCGATCGTTTGACCGACGAACTCTCCGTCCGTTTTGATGTGGCAGGATCGCCGTCAGTAATCGCCCTGCCCGACCTCGACCAAACGCGCGCCCTCTGGGAAGCGATGGAACCGCTGACCGACGAACAACGCAAGTCGATCGCTCAGGTAATTTCGCCCTTTACCTTTGTGCCGCCGCGCACCCAGCAGCTGGAAAACCATCGTCTGATGCAGAAGTTTCTGGCGGAGAGCAGCGCTATCCCGCCCGGCGCGGTTCCCGAAGAATACCGCGGACTGTATCATTACGCGCTTTCAATGATCAATGAACCGACCTTCCGCATCGAAGATGTACCTTCTTCTGCACTGGCGCCATTCCGTCAGGCCCCTGATGTCCGCGAAGAGGTCTGGCTTACCATCATCTATCCGATCATCGACCAGCTCGATGATGCCGCGGGCGTACAGACTTTTGGCAAACTGATCGAACTGGTGCGCTTTCCGGTCATTGGTCGACAGAGCATTCGCGATCTGGCCTACTTTGGCCCCTCGTTTGCTGCCAGCCGCGGAATGGCCCTGCGCGGTTCGCGGATTCCTCAGCCGGTCGCCGGCATCGAGGGTCTGGATCTCAGCGAGAGCGACATTCAGGGCGCACTGCTAGTAGCCAACCTTGCCGATGAGAGTTATTTGCGGCGCAGCGTTGGACTTTCGCAGCTGGCCGTGCAAACGCTGTTGAACGGCCGTCCCTTCGATTCACTGCAGGCTTTGCAGGCGCACAAACTGCAAGGTCGCGCCGCCGGCGCCAACTCCATCCTCGCCAAATTCATGGAAATCGTACAACGCGAACTGCGTACCATTTTGATATCCAGTTTGCTTTTGACTATCTTGATGCTGGCCATCAGCGTGCGTCGATTTTCATTTACGCTAATTGCCATGGCCCCGTTGGCAGCGGGTATTGTCCTCACTGCCGGCGCTCTTGGGATGTTCAAGATCTCTCTGAACTATTTCAACATCGTGGTTGTTCCCATCCTCTTTGGCTACGGCGTAAATAGCGGAATCTTTATCTTCCATCGCTATCTGGAGTGCGGCGATGTATTTCGCACTATCTACCGCACGGGCGCCGCTGCACTCGGCTCCATACTAACCTCTCTGGCCGGCTGGGGCGCGATTGCTCTGACCTCGCATCCAGGACTGCGTTCGATGGGACTGCTGGCCGTCGCCGGTCTAACAGCAATGATGATTGCTACCCTGATCTTCTTGCCTGCTCTGCTACGTACGCTGGAACCGATTACACCGGCGCTCCGCGAGCGCGCCCATCAGGCCAGACTGCAGGCTCGGCGCCATGAAGAGGAACTTGCTGCTCAGGAATCTGCAAAAATATGA
- a CDS encoding ABC transporter substrate-binding protein — translation MPSFRLNILTRKRACSRWSRSIAALIIVAGLAACASAEDEDFQAGGGADDHPAVAAVRRLVGFIRYERDDRALQLVNMQALAQQLLGAEYSRTPPEKRARFEELLSEYIRLNAFPQARGYFKDIDISYGAPAFTGGRVRIPSSIAYLGSERARFSWVLEQTAGRYQVVDFLNAQGVSSMQSSRDRQIQPLLRQGGIDLVLEKLNALVEELRNKSH, via the coding sequence ATGCCCAGCTTCCGTCTGAATATCCTGACCAGGAAACGCGCTTGCAGCCGATGGTCCCGCTCCATCGCAGCTTTGATCATTGTAGCAGGTCTGGCCGCCTGCGCCAGCGCCGAGGACGAGGACTTTCAGGCGGGTGGCGGTGCGGACGATCATCCGGCCGTGGCCGCCGTTCGACGGCTGGTTGGATTCATTCGATACGAAAGAGACGATCGTGCCCTGCAGCTTGTAAATATGCAGGCCCTCGCCCAGCAATTGCTGGGCGCCGAGTATTCACGCACGCCCCCGGAGAAGCGCGCTCGTTTTGAGGAGTTGCTGAGCGAATACATTCGCCTCAACGCCTTTCCTCAGGCCCGCGGCTATTTTAAGGATATCGATATCAGCTACGGTGCGCCGGCCTTCACGGGAGGGCGTGTGCGCATTCCTTCTTCCATCGCCTATCTGGGCAGCGAACGCGCCCGATTCAGCTGGGTGCTGGAACAAACGGCAGGACGCTACCAAGTGGTCGACTTTCTGAATGCGCAGGGCGTATCCAGCATGCAGAGTTCGCGCGATCGTCAAATCCAACCGCTGCTGCGGCAGGGCGGCATCGACCTGGTTCTGGAAAAACTGAACGCTCTGGTCGAAGAGCTGCGCAACAAGTCGCACTGA
- a CDS encoding NAD-dependent epimerase/dehydratase family protein, with the protein MTQIDRSAPVLVTGGAGFIASWIVRYLLEDGFVVRATVRNPTDEQRLTHLKELGQKYPGKLQLFAADLLQAGAFQEAMQGCQLVMHTASPFMITGIKDAQKQLVEPAVQGTREVLEEANRCVSVRRVVLTSSIVAIMGDGADAAQVDGGVFNETHWNFSSSLKRQPYAFSKKLAEEEAWKIARQQQRWDLVVVNPAFVLGPALSGRAESVSINFIRSMTNGEYRPGCPDLTMSIVDVRDVARAHILAGLIPSASGRHILAADTVPMIELARQLSAHYGRRFPLPTRVLPKFMLYLIGPFFGLSWDYISRNVGAPYSFDASYSKKDLGLEYRPIQQTLVDAVEQALSAGQV; encoded by the coding sequence ATGACACAAATTGATCGCAGCGCTCCTGTTCTGGTCACCGGCGGGGCTGGTTTTATTGCGTCGTGGATTGTCCGCTATTTGCTGGAGGATGGATTTGTCGTCCGGGCCACGGTACGCAACCCGACCGATGAGCAACGGCTGACCCATCTAAAAGAACTCGGTCAGAAGTATCCCGGCAAGCTTCAGCTATTTGCAGCAGACCTGTTGCAGGCCGGCGCCTTTCAAGAAGCGATGCAGGGCTGCCAGCTAGTGATGCACACAGCATCGCCCTTCATGATCACGGGCATCAAGGATGCACAGAAACAATTGGTTGAGCCGGCCGTACAGGGCACGCGGGAGGTGCTGGAAGAGGCCAATCGTTGCGTCTCGGTCCGGCGAGTCGTTCTAACCTCAAGTATCGTCGCCATTATGGGCGATGGCGCGGACGCTGCTCAAGTCGACGGCGGCGTATTCAATGAGACGCACTGGAATTTCAGCAGCAGCTTGAAGCGGCAACCCTATGCTTTTTCCAAGAAACTGGCGGAGGAGGAGGCCTGGAAAATCGCCCGGCAACAGCAGCGCTGGGATCTGGTTGTCGTCAATCCAGCATTTGTGCTGGGTCCGGCGCTGTCCGGTCGCGCCGAATCAGTGAGCATCAATTTCATTCGGTCAATGACCAATGGCGAGTATCGTCCTGGCTGTCCTGATTTGACGATGAGCATTGTCGATGTCCGTGATGTGGCTCGCGCTCACATCCTCGCCGGCCTGATTCCGTCGGCCAGCGGGCGCCATATTCTGGCGGCGGACACAGTGCCAATGATCGAGCTGGCCCGGCAACTGAGCGCCCACTACGGCCGGCGTTTCCCCCTGCCAACGCGGGTGCTTCCGAAATTCATGCTCTACTTGATCGGGCCTTTCTTTGGGTTGAGCTGGGATTATATTTCGCGCAACGTAGGCGCGCCTTACTCCTTCGATGCCAGCTACAGCAAGAAGGACCTTGGTCTGGAGTATCGACCGATCCAGCAAACCCTGGTCGATGCGGTGGAACAAGCGCTAAGCGCCGGCCAGGTCTAA
- a CDS encoding enoyl-CoA hydratase/isomerase family protein, which translates to MAGSAHFPFEIEERKRGKVAILTIHAIDPNNTLSGAMLPEMLQSMKEACAVADGILVRSAHPKFFSNGLDGKLLLDSSPAERLKTIQGMTRFLGELLRIEKPWIAEIAGHAMAGGAVISVCADYRYMLKDSGRIGFSEMAVGLPLPRVYTHFMHRLVHPRNVREMVEGMAYKPEEALAAGLIDGVEPNLEALRAACMKRMDAILRLDQEAWILTRKSYRSAILHDIERDEPDDLKYIEWLIQQPVFERALNNIAGRNR; encoded by the coding sequence ATGGCCGGCAGCGCTCATTTTCCCTTTGAAATCGAAGAACGCAAACGCGGCAAGGTTGCCATCCTTACAATTCACGCGATCGATCCCAACAACACGCTGAGCGGCGCAATGCTTCCGGAGATGCTGCAAAGCATGAAAGAAGCCTGCGCTGTGGCCGATGGCATTCTGGTGCGCTCGGCGCATCCAAAATTTTTTTCCAATGGTCTTGATGGCAAACTGCTGCTGGACTCGTCGCCTGCCGAACGCTTGAAGACTATTCAGGGCATGACGCGCTTCCTGGGCGAGCTGCTGCGCATTGAGAAGCCCTGGATCGCTGAAATCGCCGGCCATGCCATGGCCGGCGGCGCCGTGATTTCAGTCTGCGCCGACTATCGTTACATGTTGAAGGACAGCGGTCGGATTGGCTTTTCCGAAATGGCCGTGGGCCTGCCCTTGCCGCGCGTCTATACCCATTTTATGCATCGCCTGGTCCATCCGCGAAATGTGCGCGAAATGGTGGAGGGCATGGCTTACAAACCGGAAGAGGCGCTGGCCGCTGGCTTGATCGATGGCGTCGAGCCAAATCTTGAAGCGCTGCGCGCTGCCTGCATGAAGCGAATGGATGCAATTCTGCGCCTTGATCAGGAAGCATGGATCCTGACCAGGAAGTCCTATCGATCGGCAATCTTACACGACATTGAACGCGATGAGCCCGACGATCTGAAGTACATTGAATGGCTGATTCAGCAACCGGTGTTTGAGAGAGCGCTGAACAATATCGCTGGCCGCAATCGCTGA
- the pdxH gene encoding pyridoxamine 5'-phosphate oxidase — protein MAVDRDTLRSLPCVFNKSELKEAEAGGDPLALFQEWFSEALRLEIPQANAFTLATADNQGQPSARVLLLKEADDKGFVFYTNYGSRKGDDLASNPRAAMCFYWREMEKQVRIEGRVERVSREESADYFRTRPRESRLGAHASQQSAPIEDREALDRRFAAAESRFPEEETPLPDAWGGFRLLPHSLEFWQGRSGRLHDRLIYRRHGSQWDRTRLQP, from the coding sequence ATGGCCGTAGATCGTGATACTCTACGCAGCCTGCCCTGCGTATTCAACAAGAGCGAACTGAAGGAAGCGGAAGCGGGCGGGGATCCGCTGGCCCTCTTTCAAGAATGGTTCTCAGAGGCGCTGCGTCTGGAAATACCACAGGCTAACGCCTTTACCCTGGCCACCGCCGACAATCAAGGCCAACCCTCCGCTCGCGTGTTGCTGCTCAAGGAAGCCGACGACAAGGGCTTTGTTTTCTATACTAACTATGGCAGTCGAAAAGGCGACGATCTGGCTTCCAACCCGCGCGCTGCAATGTGCTTTTACTGGCGCGAGATGGAGAAGCAGGTGCGTATCGAAGGCCGCGTAGAGCGCGTCAGTCGTGAAGAATCTGCCGACTACTTTCGGACACGACCGCGAGAGAGCCGGCTGGGGGCCCATGCCTCGCAGCAAAGCGCGCCGATCGAAGACCGTGAAGCGCTGGATCGCCGCTTCGCCGCGGCTGAAAGCCGTTTTCCGGAGGAAGAGACGCCATTGCCTGACGCCTGGGGCGGCTTTCGGCTCTTGCCGCACAGCCTGGAATTCTGGCAAGGACGCAGCGGACGATTGCACGATCGTCTGATTTATCGGCGCCACGGATCGCAATGGGATCGCACTCGTCTTCAACCTTGA
- a CDS encoding PilZ domain-containing protein, with translation MRSERAYPRVSPRDFEDYSVQLLAGDSFFSGMLGNISEDGLCVLIPGNVEIPDDCRQIERGNILSRHLKEPIEFRGDIVWTAPAEGEHEQLTMAGIHFQSALALPESLTARSLSMQD, from the coding sequence ATGAGGAGCGAAAGAGCCTATCCGCGCGTTTCGCCGCGCGATTTTGAAGATTACTCGGTGCAATTGCTGGCCGGAGACAGCTTCTTTTCCGGAATGCTGGGCAACATCTCTGAGGATGGGCTGTGCGTACTGATTCCCGGGAACGTGGAAATCCCGGACGATTGCCGGCAAATCGAGCGCGGCAATATTCTCAGTCGGCACCTCAAAGAGCCGATTGAATTTCGCGGAGATATCGTGTGGACTGCTCCGGCAGAAGGCGAGCACGAACAGCTTACCATGGCTGGCATTCATTTCCAGTCAGCGCTTGCTCTGCCCGAGTCGCTGACGGCGCGCAGCCTCAGTATGCAGGACTGA
- a CDS encoding sigma-70 family RNA polymerase sigma factor — protein MESEAVPDIAELYRTHRRALCSRLTQMCGDADLAEELTQDAFLAARRYLHTFRPEKGDARSWIFAIGANLVRRRQQRTAGRESVGLDIEPADMRPNFGEAAERRERDQAIGEALESLPEPDRSLLRWKYYENLSLKECAERLTMPPSTAARRFADALKRMRAALQSKGFEFEGGL, from the coding sequence ATGGAATCGGAGGCTGTTCCAGACATTGCTGAGTTGTATCGAACCCATCGCCGGGCGCTTTGCTCGCGACTGACACAGATGTGCGGCGACGCTGACCTGGCTGAGGAACTGACGCAGGACGCTTTTCTGGCGGCGCGCCGCTACCTTCACACTTTTCGACCGGAGAAAGGCGACGCACGCTCCTGGATATTTGCGATTGGCGCCAATCTGGTGCGACGGCGCCAGCAGCGTACGGCGGGAAGGGAGAGTGTTGGGCTGGACATTGAGCCAGCGGATATGCGGCCAAATTTTGGCGAGGCTGCGGAACGCCGGGAGCGCGATCAGGCGATCGGCGAAGCTCTGGAATCCCTGCCGGAGCCGGACCGCAGCCTGTTGCGCTGGAAATACTATGAGAACCTGTCGCTCAAGGAATGCGCCGAACGATTGACTATGCCGCCAAGCACGGCCGCCCGACGCTTTGCAGACGCGCTGAAGCGAATGCGCGCTGCATTGCAAAGCAAGGGTTTTGAATTCGAGGGAGGGCTGTAA